The Leptospira barantonii genome includes a region encoding these proteins:
- a CDS encoding HDOD domain-containing protein: MKIQWFHYEKEGYFLSVKNVNEPIESLNPLYLRITHLNRNIDKIISFLLDRYLQYLDITPLRECIFSILRETIMNAVKANQKRVVFKEAGLDINDPSQYATGMEKFKEELIANKDLYTDLLEKNGLHVLITFGFNQNSFLLKVANNVSILPEEDQRVQERISKAHTYNDLSEIFENHGDESEGAGLGLAMSLLMLKNEGIEGDSYRIKSEEGVTSAYIKIPFGFKKRNINLQKTGEILSELDTLPTFPDNVNQIMSLINKPDSSIQNITELVGRDVSLSTNILKLANSASFSQRTRVESLEDAIKVIGLSELNSILLSLGTKKILEEKYKEFEAIWERSSLSAFICRRLGERMGWKKQTITVLVCAALLHDVGRVILISLEPEISAKISDILGNRSFPSPLTLEEAALGISHTTLGGMICEKWNFSDTIRVSAEMHHRPLLVKKEFQDSVFSIYLSDMIIDISQDLADFTLIQSTVLQYFNFKKEGEFSEFMENILQEYKDFNKKS; the protein is encoded by the coding sequence ATGAAGATTCAGTGGTTTCACTATGAAAAGGAGGGTTACTTTCTCTCCGTCAAAAACGTCAACGAGCCGATCGAATCCCTCAATCCACTCTATTTAAGAATCACTCATCTCAATCGTAATATAGATAAGATCATCAGCTTTCTTCTGGATCGTTATCTTCAGTATCTGGATATCACACCTCTGCGGGAATGTATCTTTTCCATCCTACGCGAAACCATTATGAACGCGGTAAAGGCCAATCAAAAGAGGGTGGTCTTCAAGGAAGCCGGTTTGGACATCAACGATCCGAGTCAATACGCGACCGGTATGGAAAAGTTCAAAGAGGAACTGATCGCCAATAAGGATCTTTACACAGATCTTCTCGAAAAAAACGGTCTTCACGTTTTGATCACGTTCGGTTTTAATCAGAATAGTTTTCTTTTGAAGGTCGCGAACAACGTGAGCATTCTTCCCGAAGAGGATCAAAGGGTTCAGGAAAGAATTTCGAAAGCGCACACATACAACGATCTTTCCGAAATTTTCGAAAATCACGGAGACGAATCGGAAGGCGCCGGGCTCGGGCTCGCGATGTCTTTGCTGATGTTGAAAAACGAAGGAATCGAAGGGGATTCTTATCGGATCAAATCCGAGGAAGGAGTCACGTCCGCTTATATCAAAATTCCTTTCGGTTTTAAAAAGAGAAACATCAATCTTCAGAAAACCGGAGAGATCTTATCGGAGCTGGACACTTTACCCACGTTTCCCGATAACGTAAATCAGATCATGAGTCTGATCAACAAACCGGATTCTTCGATTCAAAACATCACCGAACTCGTGGGAAGAGACGTATCACTTTCTACGAATATTCTAAAACTTGCAAATTCCGCTTCGTTTTCACAAAGAACGAGGGTGGAAAGTCTGGAGGATGCGATCAAGGTGATCGGTCTTTCGGAATTGAACAGCATTCTTTTGAGTTTGGGAACGAAAAAAATTCTCGAGGAAAAATACAAGGAATTCGAAGCGATCTGGGAAAGGTCCAGTCTTTCGGCTTTTATTTGCAGACGTCTCGGGGAAAGAATGGGTTGGAAAAAACAAACCATCACCGTTCTTGTTTGTGCGGCTTTGTTGCACGACGTGGGTCGAGTCATTCTTATCTCGCTCGAACCGGAGATTTCCGCAAAAATTTCGGATATATTGGGAAACCGTTCTTTCCCTTCGCCGTTGACTTTGGAAGAAGCCGCATTAGGAATTTCTCATACGACCTTGGGGGGAATGATCTGTGAGAAATGGAATTTTTCGGATACGATTCGCGTTTCCGCCGAAATGCATCACAGACCTCTTCTGGTGAAGAAGGAATTTCAAGATTCGGTTTTTTCGATTTATCTTTCGGATATGATCATAGACATTTCACAGGATCTCGCCGATTTTACGCTGATTCAATCCACTGTATTACAGTATTTTAATTTTAAAAAAGAAGGGGAGTTCTCCGAGTTTATGGAGAATATTCTTCAGGAATACAAGGACTTCAACAAGAAGTCTTAG